The DNA region GTACAGATGGATGGTGGAAACGTGGAGCGGGTAACTACGATGAAATACCTCGGGGTCATGCTGGATGAAAAGCTGAATTTCAACGAGCACATTGACTACACCATTCGGAAGGCAGCGCGGAAGTTTGGCGTCTTGTGCCGGATTAATCGTTACTTGACAGCAGAGACAAAGGTTCAGTTGTACAACTCGCTGATCGCACCGCACTTCGACTACTGCTCATCGATCTTGTTCTTGGCAACACAACGGCAACTGAAGAGGATGCAAGTTCTCCAAAGCAAAATCATGCGGCTCATCCTTAGATGTGATAGACTGACACCGAGACGGAGCATGCTGGAATGTCTGCAGTGGATGTCGGTGAAGCAACGGATCGAATACAACACACTTGTCTTTGTTTTTCGTGTGAAGGAAAGGATGGCACCACAATACTTGACGGAAGCCATGGTATGCGGAAGGGATATCCATGAGCACGACACTAGAGGAGCTGACGATATCAGATTGCAGATTTGGAGGAAGGCGTGTACGCAGAACTCGCTGTTTTACAAAGGTTTTAAACTTTACAACCAGCTTCCAGAGGCAGCAAAGATGACGAGCAATATAAACGAGTTCAAACGGAGCTGCAAGGAGTTTGTACGGCAACGGCCGTTGGAGTAGAAGTGACCCACGATGGTACTGTGAggaagagcacgttatgacagTCGGCCATCTTCATTATCGGTACGCATTCGCATGGGATCACTTTGGGCCGCATATGATAAACCTGATCAAAAGTAACGCGAATCTGGGCGCGGTTTATCCCTATGTGCTCATATGCGTGTGGAATAGCAAATGGTTCCAATACCCTAAATGGATAAAGTGCTGCAATCTGATTAATAAAAGACTCGACATAGGATTTGTAAGAGCGCCTTGAGATAAGATACGAGAGATAAGGATGGGCATACACGGAAGTAGAGTTAAGATTAAAGGACACTCTCAAAACACGAACGACgaattatcgaaagatatctgctcgtAAACCTTCCATGCTACAAAAACTGTGTATGGGTTAGAGGTGGGCCatccaaggaaaaaaaaaaaaaaaaaaaaaaagtttgagccaaataaaaaaatacaaataaaatccattttcggtTTTGGTAGCGAATTGCtcaggagtactttcagaatatgcaataacccagaaagtgtcaaaatgttcatgatgccttttgaaatgttgccattgttttcatcaaaacaagaattattaaaataagtGCAATAAAGACTATTTTTTCTTTACCTAATTTCAGCAAtaggaaaatttaagtatttcaataaatttcaggcaaaacatcattaaaagcagttttttaaatttattgataattcatgaaactaatcaattgaattaaaacactataaattattatttgttGATCGTTTTATACTATCGTtgattaaggccgttgcaaatatttttcaaagttaatgctAAAAAGTTTAATGTCAAAGCAAATCTTTGCGTTTTATTTCAAGTAGGTAAGTGTTGATTCATGTTCTTTTAgaatctttttggaattttgcgGAATAAAGAAACTATCTGCATTTTGTTGAACACTATCACACACACTATCTTTGCACCATTAGAAAGTGCGTCCTCTGTTACCGTATGGATCTCGTACGCTTGTATTTACGTTTCGAAAGACAAGATTCATTTGTCTTTTTCTATTAGGCCCTCGCGGTTTTAGAGTGTTTAAATGTGGTTTTTCGCTACCGGCTTTGATTCTTCTTCTTATCCGGGCCGACCCACCCCCTAATTATTTTCGGCCCAATTCACAGAGGGCATTTCCGTATCGGAATCTTGTCGCTGATTATTTTCCATAATACgcacaatttaaattttaccaaCCGAGAAGTTTCGAGGCGGCAACCCAGACAACGTCCACTCTCGACAACGCAGTTCTATAAGTTTTCTTTGTCTCTACCTCTTCCATATCAGGTCCGCACCACGTTGGGCCCGCGCGGCATGGACAAGCTGATCGTGGAGAACAACGGCAAGGCGACCATTTCGAACGACGGTGCCACCATCATGAAGCTGCTGGACATTGTCCATCCGGCGGCCAAAACGCTCGTCGACATTGCCAAGTCGCAGGACGCCGAGGTGGGTGACGGAACGACCAGCGTGGTGCTGCTGGCGGGCGAATTTCTCAAACAGCTGAAGCCTTTCATCGAGGAGGGCGTACATCCGCGGATTGCCATCAAGGCCGTCCGGAAGGCGCTGAACCTGTGCGTGTCGCGCATCAACGAGCTGGCGTTCAAGATCGAGAAGCACGACAACGAGAAGCACCGTGCCTTGCTGGAAAAGTGCGCGGCCACGGCGATGAACTCGAAGCTGATTCACCAGCAGAAGGACTTTTTCTCGAAGATGGTCGTCGACGCGGTTACGACGTTGGACGTGTTGCTGCCGTTGAACATGATCGGTATCAAGAAGATCGCCGGTGGAGCGCTGGAAGAATCGATGCTGATTGATGGTGTGGCCTTCAAGAAGACCTTCGCGTACGCCGGCTTCGAGATGCAGCCCAAATCGTACGAGAACGTCAAGATTGCGCTGTTGAACATCGAGCTGGAGCTGAAGGCCGAACGTGACAACGCGGAGGTGCGTGTCGATAATGTGGCCGAGTACCAGAAGGTGGTCGATGCCGAGTGGCAGATCCTGTACGACAAGCTGGAAAAGATCTACAAGTCGGGAGCTCAGGTCGTGCTGTCCAAGCTGCCCATTGGTGACGTCGCAACGCAGTACTTTGCCGACCGGGACATGTTCTGCGCTGGCCGCGTCCAGGAAGAGGATCTCAAGCGGACGCTGAAGGCGTGTGGTGGCGCCGTCATGACTACCGTGACGGACATTGACGACAAAGTGCTGGGCAAGTGCGCCCACTTCGAAGAGCGACAGGTTGGCGGCGAGCGGTTCAACATCTTCCAGGGTTGCCCGAACGCGAAAACTTGCACCATGATCCTACGCGGTGGAGCGGAACAGTTCCTGGAGGAGACGGAACGATCGCTGCATGACGCCATCATGATCGTGAGGCGTACGATCCGTAACGATTCCGTTGTTGCTGGTAAGAAGCTACGAAACATAGTTATAgttgaaatttcactaaatttgctTCATCTTTCCCAGGTGGTGGCGCCATCGAGATGGAACTGTCCAAGATGCTGCGTGACTACTCGCGCACCATCGCCGGCAAGGAGCAGCTGCTGATTGGGGCGATCGCCAAGGCGCTGGAAATCATTCCCCGACAGCTGTGCGACAACGCCGGCTTCGACGCGACCAACATTCTGAACAAACTGCGACAGAAGCACGCACAAGGTTGCCAGTGGTACGGCGTGGACATCCTGAAGGAGCACATTGCGGACAACTTCGAGGCGTTCGTGTGGGAACCGTCGGTCATCAAGATCAACGCGTTGACGGCGGCCTGCGAGGCGACCTGCATGATCCTGTCGGTCGACGAAACGATCAAGAGTCCCAGATCGGCCGGCGGAGAAATGCCCCAGGCTCCGATGGGACGCGGCATGGGTCGTCCATTCTAAATCCTTCGCCCCCCTCCCAAAAGAACAAAGCTTAGCTTCTCTAGCCCTAACACGACTCACATCTTTCCCCCTTTTAACCAGCAAGTCATCCTAGTGCTACTTATCGACTACTAATTTGTGCAGTGCACACATCGTCGAGTGTTTCTGCAGTGCCTCTCATACATTCGTCACTTAAGTTCAGGTTTGTCCTACTCAAAAAAAGCAAGCACGTTGCATAAAAAGCAAACACTCATCGAGCAGCAAATCCAACACATCATCTCTGTATGAATTGTATtacaacaaacacacacactaaaAAAGAAGAGATCAATAAAGAAACGACAAAAGTCTCGCTTTTGGTTACACATTTTctcaacgaacaaaaaaaaagagttcatTGTTGCTTTCCTACGTTTGATTGGTGCCCCCGTCGCGTTGGTCGCGACGCGGAGGCTTCATGTTTCATCACACGTCCCATCCCATATGTATTTATTTGCCTCGGACTGCTGAATTGGCTGAATCTTGAGCGAGTTCTTCgggtttctttttttctgttggTTACCGTTTCAAGGGCTGTGCTTAAATTTGCTTCAAATGTTGCTTCCTGTTGATGTTAAGGAAGCTCTTATTTTGCTTGCTtccttttgaataaatttggtATCGGATGGACCGACCGGGAAATCGGCAAAGTTGAGAAAAAAGTCTGGAATTTgccaaaattcgcaaaaaatctgaaaaagtcCGATATATCAGattgtttttgtcaaaaagtcaggAAAAGTCTgaaatgtatgcagaaaaaaccagggctgtggagtcggagtcggagccggagtcggtggagtcgggtctttttgggaagcttggagtcggagtcggagtcgtcaaaactcgaacagctggagtcggagtcggctaaattttaagagctggagtcggagtcggagccgaagatttctgataacccggagtcagagtcggagccggagttatcttaaattcaacaaaaaaatgtttttttattgttcagtgtttcctatataacagcttaatttacaaatcaatttatatttttgattgatttatcagatgccattatgtttttgaagctttttgttgtgattgaaaagctctaattgtattattacactataatcactaaatgataacctcttacctaAGTATTCagtatcataattaaaaaaataataaataaaaaattggttATGTACTCAGActatatttatgtgccctttcaattcaaatttgaccaaatttcatccagttatttctaaaaaaaagtagacacaaagtcatcttttaccccaaTAGCAACGATAAtcacaatctcttacttggaactcaacatgcgcattttgtttataactaagtacaagaaaatcaaagtgttgcatttaaaataattaaagctaaca from Culex quinquefasciatus strain JHB chromosome 3, VPISU_Cqui_1.0_pri_paternal, whole genome shotgun sequence includes:
- the LOC6037556 gene encoding T-complex protein 1 subunit eta codes for the protein MQPQIVLLKEGTDTSQGKPQLISNINACQSIVDAVRTTLGPRGMDKLIVENNGKATISNDGATIMKLLDIVHPAAKTLVDIAKSQDAEVGDGTTSVVLLAGEFLKQLKPFIEEGVHPRIAIKAVRKALNLCVSRINELAFKIEKHDNEKHRALLEKCAATAMNSKLIHQQKDFFSKMVVDAVTTLDVLLPLNMIGIKKIAGGALEESMLIDGVAFKKTFAYAGFEMQPKSYENVKIALLNIELELKAERDNAEVRVDNVAEYQKVVDAEWQILYDKLEKIYKSGAQVVLSKLPIGDVATQYFADRDMFCAGRVQEEDLKRTLKACGGAVMTTVTDIDDKVLGKCAHFEERQVGGERFNIFQGCPNAKTCTMILRGGAEQFLEETERSLHDAIMIVRRTIRNDSVVAGGGAIEMELSKMLRDYSRTIAGKEQLLIGAIAKALEIIPRQLCDNAGFDATNILNKLRQKHAQGCQWYGVDILKEHIADNFEAFVWEPSVIKINALTAACEATCMILSVDETIKSPRSAGGEMPQAPMGRGMGRPF